The region CCCACCTCCGCCCGCCCCGATAAGCTCGACAGATTCATTTCTCCCCTCGACGGAGGCGGGCTCCGGTGGGTGCCCGGCGAGTCGAGACGGCCCCGAGAGGGAGACCGGCGGTGGAAGGGAGGGCCGCCCCGCCCCTTCTCCTCGAAGGATCACGCCGCCCGTCCGGGGAGGAAGCGGAGGGGATGGCGGGAGAGGGTTAGGGTGAGGGTGCCTTTGTCGCGATCGAAATCGGAATCGAAATCGCTACCGATTCATCCCTTTCCACCAAAGCAGGCTAGACCACCGGCCATGCGGAGGGGAGGGGGGATTCGATGCGGACCGGCGCGCCGCCCACGGGGTGGTCGAATTCCAGCAGCGCGTGGTGGAGGGCGATCGCGCCTCCGGCGAAGGGAACCGTCCCGCCGTACTTCCGGTCTCCCAGGATCGGCATCCCTTCCGCGGCGAGCTGCGCGCGGATCTGATGGTAGCGGCCGGTGTGCAGCTCGATCTCCAGGAGGAAGAGCCCCTCTTTCTCCCGGATCACTTGGTAGGAGAGAACCGACTCGCGCGTCCCCTCTTCGCCGGCCCGGGAGACCTCCGCCCTTCCGTTTCCGTGGAGGAGGTGGTGAACGAGCCGTCCTTCCGGGCGCGGCGGCCGGCGGTCGGTGAGGGCGAGGTAGACCTTGCGGAAGCGCCTCTCCCTCTGCGCTTCGGAGAGACGGGAGAGCGCCTTGCCGGTGCGGGCGAAGA is a window of Candidatus Eisenbacteria bacterium DNA encoding:
- a CDS encoding RluA family pseudouridine synthase, which encodes MTPDAGPPSGVRILFEDNHLLALAKPAGLLTQPSGTPCESLEERAKEYIRTSKGKRGNVFLHAVHRLDRVVSGVVLFARTGKALSRLSEAQRERRFRKVYLALTDRRPPRPEGRLVHHLLHGNGRAEVSRAGEEGTRESVLSYQVIREKEGLFLLEIELHTGRYHQIRAQLAAEGMPILGDRKYGGTVPFAGGAIALHHALLEFDHPVGGAPVRIESPLPSAWPVV